In Stegostoma tigrinum isolate sSteTig4 chromosome 7, sSteTig4.hap1, whole genome shotgun sequence, one genomic interval encodes:
- the LOC125454185 gene encoding cytohesin-interacting protein-like translates to MTFQSVLQINVNANYMAADSSSASCGSYSEISNRSFSAENDNKRLQILANSLGTLPRGHRQLSLTRSNSLADTSDFRKKMVVLNKQDNETFGFEIQTVGMDQQNANTLQRCTFVCKVHDNSPSHFAGLKAGDMLVNINGVDTEGFSHQEIVDLIKSSGNLLSVLTVHKDSIRRDQLETRLHFLKKTLQEKWVEYRSVLLQEQRLVHGLLRNGSTADSFVYNKNALFGSTRQNKERFSSDSSCRSQLSLMTVDSEDYDFQLSVFDDSGSQCRRSSMDEECIFHREPETFTPKTHLSRSRSISLSSNGSGHMPPSWDSNSGFGTISRRSRKPSVRKRLMKFIPGLNRSVEEDESHF, encoded by the exons ATGACTTTCCAAAGTGTCCTTCAAATTAACGTCAACGCGAATTACATGGCAGCGGATTCTTCATCAGCCAGCTGCGGCTCTTATTCCGAGATCTCCAACCGGAGCTTCTCTGCCGAAAATGACAACAAGCGGCTTCAGATACTCGCCAACTCGCTGGGAACATTGCCCCGGGGACACAGACAG CTTTCATTGACTAGATCAAACTCTTTGGCTGACACTTCAGATTTTCGAAA AAAAATGGTTGTTTTAAATAAGCAAGATAATGAAACTTTTGGATTTGAGATTCAG ACCGTTGGAATGGATCAGCAAAATGCCAATACATTACAGAGGTGCACGTTTGTCTGCAAGGTGCATGACAACAGTCCTTCTCATTTCGCAGGGCTGAAGGCTG GTGATATGCTAGTTAACATCAATGGAGTGGATACTGAAGGGTTTAGTCACCAAGAAATTGTCGATCTAATTAAGTCATCTGGTAATTTATTAAG CGTGTTAACTGTTCATAAGGACTCTATCAGAAGAGATCAACTTGAAACAAgattgcattttttaaag AAAACACTTCAAGAGAAATGGGTGGAGTACAGATCAGTTTTGCTACAGGAACAACGCCTAGTTCATG GACTCTTGAGGAATGGTAGCACAGCAGACTCCTTTGTATACAACAAGAATGCATTATTTGGATCAACCAGACAGAACAAAGAGAGATTTTCCAGCGACAGCAGCTGCAGGAGTCAACTCAGCCTGATGACTGTTGACAGTGAGGATTATGACTTCCAACTCAGTGTGTTTGATGATTCAGGAAGTCAATGTAGGCGAAGCAGTATGGATGAAGAATGTATCTTCCACAGGGAACCTGAAACATTCACACCAAAAACCCATCTGAGTAGGAGCAGGAGCATTAGCCTGTCTAGTAATGGGAGTGGACACATGCCACCATCATGGGACTCAAACAGTGGCTTTGGGACAATTTCTCGAAGAAGCAGGAAACCAAGTGTTAGGAAACGCCTTATGAAGTTCATTCCAGGCTTAAATAGATCAGTTGAAGAGGATGAGAGTCATTTTTAG